The Candidatus Eisenbacteria bacterium nucleotide sequence GAGGCCTGGTTCGCGGCGGGCTTCACCGGTCTGCTCGCCACGGCCGCCGCCTTCCATGTCCAGGCGTGGGCGCAGCGAAGGATCAGTCCGGGACCGGTGGCGATCTGCTTCGCGACTGAGCCTCTCTTCGCGGCCGCCTGCTCGGTCCTCTTCTATGGGGACCGGCTCGGCGTGACGGCATGGCTCGGCGCGATCCTCGTTTCCTGCGCAGTCCTCCTGACGCTGCCGGTCTTGCGCGCCGCGTCCGCGGCAGCGGGCGATCCGCGGCGGCGCGCCCCGCGCGGCCGGGTGGATTGAGTAGGTTCAACTCCTCTGGTAGATTCCGTCCTGAGGCAGGAGAGCTCGATGCGCCAAGGATTCGTCTTCCGACAGGACTCCCTCCGCTTTTCGTACGGGCCTTACCATCTTTTCCAGATCGAGCGACTGGCGGATGTGGCCCGCATGTGCCGCGCTCTCGGCCTCCTCCCGGTCAACGACTCGCCCATGACCTTCGACGAGGCCTCGCGGGCGGATCTGCAGCTCTTTCACGACCCAGACTACCTCGAGGCCCTGGAGGCGGGCGACTCTCTGTCGCCTCACGAGCAGCTTCGTTGGGGTCTCGGAACGGGAGACAATCCCGTCTTCGATGGCCTCTGGGAGTCCTGCCTCTTGACCGCGGGGGGAAGCCTGCGGGCGGCGCGGTGGCTTCTCGACGGCGCCGCCTCCGGCGATAGGAGGAGGGTCTTTCACCCCGCAGGAGGGCTCCACCACGCGCACAAGGCTCGGGCGAGCGGCTTCTGCTACATCAACGACGGCGTCCTGGCGATCAAGGAGATCGTCGACGCGGGACTCAAGGTCTGCTACATCGATGTCGACGCCCATCACGGCGACGGCGTGCAGGAGGCCTTCTACGACAGCGAACGAGTCTTGACCCTCTCGATCCATCAGGACGGGCGGACGCTCTATCCCGGCACGGGATTCGTCGAGGAGGTCGGAGAAGGGCGGGGCCGCGGGTATGCCGTCAACATCCCCGTCCTGCCTGGTTCGGGTGACGCGGTCTACGACTACTTCATCGAGGAGATCGCGACCCCGGTCCTGGCAAAGTTTTCGCCGGACATCCTCGTGACCGAAATGGGAGTCGACAGTCTCCGGGGCGATCCCCTGACGGAGCTCGAATGGTCGCTTGGCGGGCTGGATCGCTTCCTCACGTGGGTGGTGTCCACCGGGCTTCCTTGGCTCGCCCTGGGAGGAGGCGGCTACAACAGGTGGAATGTGATCCGCGGCTGGACGCTCGTCTGGGCCAGGATGCTTGGACGCGAGCTTCCCGAGTCTCGTCCGGAAGAGGACGAGGAAGGGCGTCTCCCCGTGGGCTGGCCGCGCGACTTCTGGGTGGAGGAGGGATCCGAGGGCGGCGCCAACCCCGAGACATGCTTGCTCCAGGTGCGCAGGGTGCGCGCGGCCGTGGAGGATCTCGTCATGCCCTGGATCGGCAGATGACCCCGGGGACTCGGAGGATCGCGGGACGCGCAGGCGGCCTGAGGATCCGCGGCCGCCTCCTGGTCTCCTTTCTGGGCCTTGAAGTCGGTCTGATCGCCCTCACGGCGGCCCTGATCGAACGCCAGGCGCGCGGCAGCCTGGAGGCAGAGCTGGCCGCCAGGCTGGAGGCGGTCGCCTCCGCCGCATCGACGCAGATCGATCCCTCCCTGATCGGTCCGCTTCTCTCGCTCGAAGCGTCGCCCGAGGCGGGTACGCGGACGAGAGCCAGGCTGGGAGAACGGCTCTCCCAGTTGCGGGCCGCCACAGGCGTGCGGAGGATCTACATCCTGGACCTCGATGGGAGGGGACATCTCGACACCGACTCGAGAGCGGTGCCGGGGGCGGATCTCCCTCAAGCGCGCGTGCACCGGCGCATTCTCGACAGGGCGGCTGGAGGCGTCTCGGCGAGCACTCCCCTGTTTCGGGACGTGACGGGGGAGATGCGCAAGACCGGGTACGCGCCGCTCTATGTGCGAGGAGAGGTCGCCGGGGTCGTCGGGGTCGAGGCGGACGCCGGGTTCTTGCGCGAGGTCGATCTTCTGAGGGGCAAGATCCTGCTGGTCGGGTTGCTCGGCTTCGCTGTGGCGGCGGTGCTCAGCTTCGGCATCGCGAGGAGCGTCACCCGACCGCTGGGCGATCTGGTCCAGGCTGCGCGCGCGATGGGGAGCGGGGATCTGAGCCACCCGATTCCGGCGGGCAGGCCGGACGAGATCGGATTCCTCGCGCGCACGCTCGATGAAGCCCGCGAGCGCCTCTCGGAGAGGGATCGGACCTTGCGGGCGATGGTCGCGGGGATTGCGCATGAGGTGCGCAATCCTCTTGGCGGGATCCAGATCTACGCGGAGCTGCTCGACGGGGACGAGGGGTTGACAGGCGGCCAGAGGGAGAGGGTGCGGAGGGTCTTGAAGGAGATACGGAGGCTGGGAGACATCGTGGAGGAGTTCCTGACCTACGCGCGCCCTCAGGCGCCGCAGCGACAGAGTTTCGACCCTTCGGGGCTCGTTGAGGAAGCCGTCGATCTCCTTGCGGGGCACCGGGAGGAAAGGGGAGTCAGGATCGAGATCGGCGCCCCGACCGAGCCGGCCCGCGTGGTCGTCGATCCGGGGCAGCTCAGGCAGATCCTGCTGAATCTGATCCGCAACGCGATCGAGGCCTCGCCGCGCGATGCGGCTGTGCAGGTCGGATGGGAAGTTCACGGCCCGACGGCCGCGATCTGGGTGGAGGATCATGGTCCGGGGATTCCCCAGGAGCAGAGGGATCGCGTCTTCGAGCCGTTCTACACCACGAAGGCTGCCGGCGCCGGGCTCGGCCTATCGATCGTCAAGCATCTCGTCGAGCAGAACGGCGGCAGGGTGAGCCACGAGAGGCCGCACGGCGGAGGGTGTCGGTTCACGGTCCGGCTGGAGCGGGGACGGGAGGATCCGAGAGGTGCCTAGGAAGGTCCTGGTGGTGGAGGATCAGGAGATCCTTCGCGAGGGGATCGTCGAAGCGTTGCGGGAGGCTGGCTTCGACGCGCGAGGCGCGAACGGCCTCGAGGAGGCGCTTCGCCTCTTCCAGGTGGAGGGCGCCGACGCGGTCGTCACCGACCTGCGCATGGAGGAGCCCGATTCCGGACTGAAGCTCTTGGAGAGGATCAAGGGCGCCCAGCCACTGACCGAGGTTCTCCTTGTCACGGCCTACGCGACTGTGGAGCACGCCGTGGCGGCGATGAAGGCCGGCGCGGCCGACTTCCTCGTGAAGCCGGTGAACCTCGGGCATCTCGTTGAGAAGGTTCGCGCCGTTCTGCGAATACGGGCCGACCGGGAGGCCCTCGAGAAAGAGAGAGAGAGGTCGAGCTACCTGCAGCAGGAGATCGACGAGCGATTCAACGATGGCGAGATCATCGGCCGCTCCGCGAAGATGCAGGATCTCTATGCCCGCATCACGAAGGTCGCCCAGACGCCCAGCTCCGTCCTCGTGACGGGGGAGAGCGGAACCGGGAAGGAGCTTGTCGCCCGCGCGATCCACCGCCTCTCCGATCGGAGCTCCTGTCCATTCATCCGCGTGAGCTGCGGGGCCCTCGCAGAGGGGGTTCTCGAGAGCGAGCTCTTCGGCCATGAGCGGGGCGCCTTCACCGGCGCCATGCGCCAGAGGCGGGGCCGTTTCGAGCTGGCGGACACGGGGACGCTCTTCCTCGACGAGATCGCCGAGACGACCGGCTCGACGCAGGTCAAGCTCTTGAGGGTCCTGCAGGAGAAGAGCTTCGAGAGGGTGGGAGGAGAGCGGACGATCCAGGTCGATGTGCGCCTGATCGCCGCGACGAACCGGAACCTCAGGGATGCCGTCGCGGGCGGCAGCTTCCGGGAGGACCTGTTCTACCGCCTCCATGTGATCCCGATCGAGTTGCCTCCCCTGCGCGATCGGAGGGAGGACATTCCACTCCTCTGCGATCACTTCCTCGACCGGCTCTCGCGACGCATGAACAGGGATCGGCCGATCATCCGCGACGAGGCACTGAAATTGCTAGTTCTGTACGACTGGCCGGGGAATGTCCGGGAGCTGGAGAACGTCCTCGAGAGGGCGTTCGTCCTCTGCGAGGGGGGCGAGATCCGGGTCGAGGACTTGCCGTTCGCGCCCCGCGATGTCGGAGCGCCCGGGTGGTTTCCGCCGGGCGTTGTGCCGCTGCGTCAAGCGGTGCAACTCCTTGAGAAGGAGCTGATTCGAAGGGCGCTGGAGGAAGCCCGTGGGGTCAAGCAGGAGGCCGCGCGCAGGCTCAGGCTGAAGCCGAGCGTCCTCTACTACAAGCTGGAGAAGTATGGTCTTGCGAGCCAGTCGGAAATGCCCGAGGACCGCGCGCCCGGTGGCGACGCCCGATCTTAGGTTGATCGCTTTCCTGACGCTTGCCCTCGGATTCCTGACGTTGTCCGCCTCGGCGGCGCCCCTGGACGATGCCATACGAACCTTGGACCTCCTGGAATCAGCGAGGACCGGCATCTTGCGCGAGGCCGACTCCCTCGGCCAGATCCTCTCCGACCTGCCGAGCTTGGAGGACCCGCGAGCCAGGGATCTCTTCCGTCGGGCCGAGGACCTCGGAAGACGGTCGTCCGAGGTCGAGGTGGAGATCTTGCTGGCCAGAGGGCGGTGCCGTACCCTGGCCATCCAGGAGATGGAGGGGCTGGAGATCGGCCCCGGCTCGCGTCAGGAGGATGTTCTCGCCCGCGGTTCCGAGATCCTACGGTTGCTCGAAGGCCGTCTCGGAGATCCCTGGCGCGGCGAGGTGGTCATGGTCGAGCCGGACACCTTGGATGGGTATGAGACGCTTCTCGACAAGGAGGCCTACCTCCAGGACATCCAGGACCGCCTTCTGGATCTCGACAGGCAGATCGAGCGACGGATCGCAAGCGTCGGCAGAGAACGCGCTCTTCGCGTGGAGACCGAACGCCTCGCCGACGAGGCCCGCTTCCTGGACGAAGGGGGGCGGGTCGGTTCCGACGACGCGGCCCTCCTACCCGGTGGGGGTGGGTCGACCGGAGGCAGTGGTGACCTCAAGCCGTGGACCATGCGAGAGGGTGTTCTCGGAGACGGCGATGCTTCGTCGCTGCTACGAACCCCGATCGAGATCGGCGGCGAGGGAGACCCCGTCGAGCTGCTCCGGGCCGCGCGTTCCCAGCTCGCGCAGGATCTGAGTCTTGTCTCCGCATCCCTCCGTCGAACCCGCGATCTCCAGGAACGCTTCGAGTCACGACCGCGGCCTTGATCCTCGGCCCGCGCGCCTTCTTCGGGCGTGCGCCTTCACACTCTCTGTCGCATCGGCTCTGATACTTGCCGGCGGTCTCGCCTCCGCCTCCCGAGGGGATTCTCCGCTGCGCGGCAGCGTGGGCTGGGGGTGGGACTCGAATGTCCTGGAGAGAATGGGATCCCGGGATCGAGTGGATGACCAGTTTCTGCGCCTCCAACTCGATCTGTCCCCGAGGAGGGCCAGACTCGGCGGCAAGAGCCTCTCGGTCCGCCTGAGGGGGTTCGCGGAGAGATACAACGAGGTCGTCGCGGACAATCGACTGCAGGCGGAATGCTCAATCGACGGGCAGGCCGCTATCGGGAAGAGGTCGGCGATCTGGCTCGGCGGTCGGCTGGAGGGGCGCAGCTACCCGGACAGCGCCGTGCGGGACTTCAGAAGAGGGACCGTTCTTGCAGGGGTCGTCGCCCCTGTGCCGGCGGGGAGGCTCGGACTGTCGGTCGCCTTCCGGGGGGCCGACTTCGCTCGCACGCCCAGGCGCGACCGGATGAGCCGTGCCCTGATCCTGGAGTTTGCGAGACCCCTGCGCCGGGGCCTGGATCTGAGCAGCGCGGCCGAGTTCGAGTGGAGCCGGCTGGGCCGCCCGGCGATCAGGAAGCTCGCCGGCTGCGCGCCCGAATACGGAGGCGACCAGCGCGATCGAAGCCGCGAGATCCGGCTCAGGGTGCGGTACGTCCGGGGGTGGCTCTGGGAAGCGGGCTTCGGGTGGGAGTCGCTCCTCTCGAACTCCTTCGGGTTCTCGCGCGGAACGAAGCGATTCGAGGGAATCGTCGCAGGCTGGTTGCCGGCGAGCATCATGCTCCGCGCTCGGGGGAGGTTGGAGCAGACCAACTACGAGGATGACGACCTTGGCTGCATCTTCGTCGACGCGGGCAGCGATCCTGAGGCCGGGGAGGAGCTCAGCACGATCCAGGTCAGGCTCCGGCGGCGGCTGAGGGGCGCGCTCGCTCTGGAAGGGGGCCTCTCCGGTTTTCGAAACGAATCGCTCCTCGTCGGCCACTACTACGCGAAGTGGGTCACTTCCGTCGGTCTCATCTGGTCGCCTGGGGATGAGTCAGCTTTCTGACGCATGGAGGCGCATCGCTCCGGAAACCTGAGAAGCCGCTCGCAGGGCGTTCCCGAGCGCATAGTGGTGAGACGCATGTAAGCTCTTGCCGTGTATGATGTTATGCGCTACTTGATGAGGGGGATGGTCCTGGCATGAAACACGCAACTGCTCGATGCCGTTGAGGAGTGCCTATCCGATGCGATACTCAATCGCAGCCACCGTCCTCTTGGGGACCGCCCTCGCGGTGGTCGCCGCTTTCGTGCTTGGTGGCTGCTCGGAACGGGCGCCAACGGCTCCGCAGCGGTCATGGGAAGAGGTCCGCTATCACTGGAGCCAGACTTCGGGGAACGACTACCACGACATCGTCATCTCGGACTCGGGCGAGATGATGTGGGAGCTGCAGGGGCAGAGGGCGCCGGCTCGGGGCCTCCTGTCGGGTGGGAACCTGGAGACGCTCACCCGTCTCATCGACGCCCTCCCCTCTGCAGGATTCAGAGGATCGACTTCCTGCGATGAGGCCTTCTTCGTCTCCGTTCTCGGGGCCTCGGGCCGTCAGGAGTATCGTGGGGGCGCCTGCGACCAAGGCGTTCCCGAGGAGATTCAGTCCCTCGTAGCTCAGTTCGAGGGGTGGATAGAGTCCTCCCGGGAGTACCGCAGGGTTCCGATCTCCCTTCGGACACTCGTCCAGGGGGACGACGCGGCTGTAGCAAAGGAGACTCTTCGGATTGCCCGGGACCGAGATGAGCTCGTTGGCATGCTCGATCTCCTGCGCCCCGGGTCGCCGCTCGTGCTGCCGCCCGTCGACTTCGGCCGGGAGATCATCGTGGGGATCTTCGTCGGGGAGAGGCCATCGGAAGGGCATGCAGTCGCGGCAGCCGGGGCTTACCGCACCGAGGGCGGACAGATCGTGATCCTCGAAGAGCGGACCTCTCCCGGGTCAGGGTGCCGATCGGGGCGGCTCACGTCTCCATTCGTCCTTGTCGCGGTGGAAGGGAGCGCCGACGCGGATGTGTTGCTCGAGATCGACGTTCACGCGCTGTCGTGCGGGCCGGAGGGGAGCCCGACCCGATGAGCGCGAGGCGGGTCTCTGGGGCAGGGTTCGGATCGATGTTCATGGTCCCGGTGTGGTTCGCATCGACGCCGGGGAAGGGTGTGGCTGGAAGGTTGGGCATAGATGGTTCAGCAGGGAAATCCCCTGGAATCAACATCCCACTCCACCGAGGGCTTGCACAACCTGAGTGAGGAGGGGGTCCTTCCGGCTACCTATTGGGCGATGCGGGGTCCGGTTCTCCGGGCCCCGCATCGTCATTCTGTTCCTTCTCCTCGTGCAACTCCTGGCGGCAGCGGCGGGCGAGCTCACGAAACGTCAGAAGGATCCGCTCCGTGTGGGTGCCGCTCCAGAACACCCGGCCGCAGGCCGGGCATGATCGGTAGATCCTGCGCGTCGCTGCGACGTGAGGGGGAACCTTGGGGCGCACCTCGTCAAGGAGCGCGCGGTCGAGGGCCCTGTTGCAATCGGCGCAGCGGCTGAACGGGCGCGCGGTGGCGAAGATCGGCCAGCGCCCGGCCGCTTCCACCAGCTGTTCGGTCCATCGATCCGAACGGATGATCATTCCTCCCATGGGAGGCCATGCGAGCCCAGCTTCCGGAAGGCGGGCGGACCGCGTCAGGAGCGCGCGTTCCTGCGAGCGGGCGCGCGCGACCGCCGCGACGAGCGTGTCGCTCCGGCACCAGGCTGCGTCATGGCCGAGGAGGCGAAGGTAGCGGGCCAGCCGGCCGAGAGAGGAGTCGAGGGAGTAGCGGAGCGGGCCATGGGCGTTCACGGATTCTAGCCTACCACGTCTCCGGCCGCTCTGCCCGCGGATCGCGCATTGACAGGGGCCGTCCGCATGCCTAGCTTGCCCATGAGGGCGCAGTCCCGCACGCGACAAGGATGAACGAACTGAAGCCTTACGGCGGAATCGACACAAGCCAGTTCCGCGGCCACCCGGTCGACCTCGAGGTGTTCTCCGGTCCACTCGATCTGCTGCTTCATCTGATCCAGCAGGACCAGATCGAGATCTGGGAGATCTCGATCTCGCGCATCACGCGGCAGTATCTGGAGCATCTGCAGAGGCTGGAGGCGCTCAACGTCGAGATCGCGGGAGAGTTCCTCGTGATGGCCGCCACCTTGATGCGGATCAAGAGCCAGATGCTCCTGCCGCGTCCCGCCGCGCCCGAGGAGGACGGGGACGGGATGCCGCTGACGCGGGAGGGGCTGATCCAGAGACTTCTGGAGTACCGCCGCTACCGGGACGCGGCACAGGTGCTCCGCGACATGGAGGATGAGAGGCGGCGATCTCTTCCACGGGGATGGGCCCCTCTGCTCGAGAAGAGCCACCTCTATCCGCTGCGCGAGGCGAGGGCCGTCGACCTGGCGACCTATCTGCGGGAAGTGCTCGAGCGACCCGCTCCGATCGACACGCACGAGGTCCAGCTCGAGGAGATCAGGCTAGAGGAGAAGATCGAGCAGCTGCTCGCGGCGATCGCCTCCCGCGGCGATCCGATCCCATTCCGCGAAATGATCGCGCGCCCCTGGTGGCGGCTGGAGTGGATCGTGACCTTCTTGGCGCTCCTCGAGCTGATGCGCCAAGGAAAGGCGATTGCCCTGCAGGAGGAGTCGTTCGGAGATCTCTGGGTCCTGGCGGCGCCTCCATCCGAGCAGGGTCTCGAGGGCCACGACCTAGACGGCGAGCGGATGACGGAGCCGATGTCCATGGAGGGAATGCCGTGATGAACATCTCGAGGATCCTCGAAGCGATCCTCTTCTCGGCGGAGGCTCCCCTCACGGCCGAGCAGATCGCCTTCGCCCTGCCCGATGTCCCTCAGGAAGAGATCGCCGCGGCTCTCGAGGATCTCCAGCAGCGCTATGAAGCGGAGCAGCGGGGTTGGCGCCTCGAGCAGATCGCGGGCGGGTGGCAGCTCTTGTCTCATCCGGATCTCTACTCCTTCGTTGAGCGGTTTCTCGAGGGGAAGAGGCGCTCCCGGCTCTCGCGGGCGGCCCTCGAGGCCCTCGCGGTGGTCGCCTATCGCCAGCCGATCACCCGGGGCGAGCTCGAGGACCTGCGCGGCGTCGACTGCGCCGGAGTGCTTCACACGCTCATCGAGCGCGATCTGGTGACCGTGAGCGGCCGCTCCAATGCGATCGGCAGGCCCCTCCTCTACAAGACGACCGATCGCTTCCTCGAGCACTTCGGACTCTTCTCTCTCTCGGATCTGCCGCACCTCGCGGAGGTCGAGGCGCTCTGGGGGTCGGAGGATGTGCGCACGCAGCTGGAGGCGGAGCTCGCGCGCAGGCTTGGCCCTGCCGGCGATCCGTCGGGGAGTCCAGCCGGCGACCGCCCCGGAGAGGCTTCCGCGGAAGCCTTCCCGCTGTCGGAGGTGGAGGGGGGGGCGCTGATCGACCATGCGATCGGGGACTGACGGTTGAGACTGAACAGGTTTCTCGCCCTCTCCGGCCTGGGAGCGCGACGGAAGTGCGAGATCCTGATCCGCGAGGGGCGCGTCGAGGTCAACGGATCGACCGTCGACTCCCTGGCCTATCCGGTCGACCCCGCGAAGGATCGCGTCGTCTGCGATGGAGTTCGCGTCCGGCCACCCCGTACGCAGTTCTACCTGATGATGAACAAGCCGTCAGGGGTGGTCGTCTCAGCGCAGGATGAGCGGGGACGGAGCACTGTCTACGATCTCCTGCCCGAGCGCCTGCGCGGCAAGGTGCGGGCGGTCGGCAGGCTCGATCGGGGAAGCGAGGGGTTGCTCCTCTTCACCAACGATGGGATCCTCGCGCACGCCCTGCAGCATCCGAGCCGGGGCGTAGAGAGGCTTTATCTCGCGTGGGTGACCCCTCCGCCCGGGAAGGACGCGCTCGCCGCCTTGCGGCGGGGCGTCGCCCTGGGGAAGGGGGAGCGGAGCGGCCCGGCGACCGTCCGACTGCAAGCGGCTCGAGGAGGGACTGCCCGCGTGAGGGTGGGGCTCCGTGAGGGCCGCAACCGGGAGGTGCGGAGGATGTTCCGGAGCGTTGGTTGTCGGGTGTCGGCGTTGCGCCGGGTCGCCTTCGGGACGCTCCTGCTCGGCCCGCTTCGCGCCGGCCATCTGCGGCGCCTCACCGCGACGGAAGTGGCCGCGCTCCGCAAGGCGGCCGGCCTGGCGGAGAAGGAGTAGAAGTGGGCATCGCGGAGCAACGCAGGCGCCTCGACGCGATCGACGCTCAGATTCTCAGGCTCCTCGCAAGCCGTCTCGAGATCGTCGCCCGGATCGGGGAGGAGAAGCGGCGTCTCGGCGTCTCGACCTACGACCCGATGCGCGATCATGAAGTCATCGACCGGATTCTGAGGGAGGGAAGGGGGCGCCTTCCCGCGGTGGGGTTGCGCTCCCTCTACCGCCAGATCATAGCGGCGAGCCGCGGGCTGGAAACGCGCAAACCGGTCGCCTTCCTCGGCCACCCGGGCGGCTTCACGA carries:
- a CDS encoding acetoin utilization protein AcuC, whose translation is MRQGFVFRQDSLRFSYGPYHLFQIERLADVARMCRALGLLPVNDSPMTFDEASRADLQLFHDPDYLEALEAGDSLSPHEQLRWGLGTGDNPVFDGLWESCLLTAGGSLRAARWLLDGAASGDRRRVFHPAGGLHHAHKARASGFCYINDGVLAIKEIVDAGLKVCYIDVDAHHGDGVQEAFYDSERVLTLSIHQDGRTLYPGTGFVEEVGEGRGRGYAVNIPVLPGSGDAVYDYFIEEIATPVLAKFSPDILVTEMGVDSLRGDPLTELEWSLGGLDRFLTWVVSTGLPWLALGGGGYNRWNVIRGWTLVWARMLGRELPESRPEEDEEGRLPVGWPRDFWVEEGSEGGANPETCLLQVRRVRAAVEDLVMPWIGR
- a CDS encoding HAMP domain-containing protein, whose amino-acid sequence is MLAPGAQGARGRGGSRHALDRQMTPGTRRIAGRAGGLRIRGRLLVSFLGLEVGLIALTAALIERQARGSLEAELAARLEAVASAASTQIDPSLIGPLLSLEASPEAGTRTRARLGERLSQLRAATGVRRIYILDLDGRGHLDTDSRAVPGADLPQARVHRRILDRAAGGVSASTPLFRDVTGEMRKTGYAPLYVRGEVAGVVGVEADAGFLREVDLLRGKILLVGLLGFAVAAVLSFGIARSVTRPLGDLVQAARAMGSGDLSHPIPAGRPDEIGFLARTLDEARERLSERDRTLRAMVAGIAHEVRNPLGGIQIYAELLDGDEGLTGGQRERVRRVLKEIRRLGDIVEEFLTYARPQAPQRQSFDPSGLVEEAVDLLAGHREERGVRIEIGAPTEPARVVVDPGQLRQILLNLIRNAIEASPRDAAVQVGWEVHGPTAAIWVEDHGPGIPQEQRDRVFEPFYTTKAAGAGLGLSIVKHLVEQNGGRVSHERPHGGGCRFTVRLERGREDPRGA
- a CDS encoding sigma-54-dependent Fis family transcriptional regulator, whose amino-acid sequence is MPRKVLVVEDQEILREGIVEALREAGFDARGANGLEEALRLFQVEGADAVVTDLRMEEPDSGLKLLERIKGAQPLTEVLLVTAYATVEHAVAAMKAGAADFLVKPVNLGHLVEKVRAVLRIRADREALEKERERSSYLQQEIDERFNDGEIIGRSAKMQDLYARITKVAQTPSSVLVTGESGTGKELVARAIHRLSDRSSCPFIRVSCGALAEGVLESELFGHERGAFTGAMRQRRGRFELADTGTLFLDEIAETTGSTQVKLLRVLQEKSFERVGGERTIQVDVRLIAATNRNLRDAVAGGSFREDLFYRLHVIPIELPPLRDRREDIPLLCDHFLDRLSRRMNRDRPIIRDEALKLLVLYDWPGNVRELENVLERAFVLCEGGEIRVEDLPFAPRDVGAPGWFPPGVVPLRQAVQLLEKELIRRALEEARGVKQEAARRLRLKPSVLYYKLEKYGLASQSEMPEDRAPGGDARS
- a CDS encoding segregation/condensation protein A, with translation MNELKPYGGIDTSQFRGHPVDLEVFSGPLDLLLHLIQQDQIEIWEISISRITRQYLEHLQRLEALNVEIAGEFLVMAATLMRIKSQMLLPRPAAPEEDGDGMPLTREGLIQRLLEYRRYRDAAQVLRDMEDERRRSLPRGWAPLLEKSHLYPLREARAVDLATYLREVLERPAPIDTHEVQLEEIRLEEKIEQLLAAIASRGDPIPFREMIARPWWRLEWIVTFLALLELMRQGKAIALQEESFGDLWVLAAPPSEQGLEGHDLDGERMTEPMSMEGMP
- the scpB gene encoding SMC-Scp complex subunit ScpB; protein product: MMNISRILEAILFSAEAPLTAEQIAFALPDVPQEEIAAALEDLQQRYEAEQRGWRLEQIAGGWQLLSHPDLYSFVERFLEGKRRSRLSRAALEALAVVAYRQPITRGELEDLRGVDCAGVLHTLIERDLVTVSGRSNAIGRPLLYKTTDRFLEHFGLFSLSDLPHLAEVEALWGSEDVRTQLEAELARRLGPAGDPSGSPAGDRPGEASAEAFPLSEVEGGALIDHAIGD
- a CDS encoding rRNA pseudouridine synthase, with the protein product MRLNRFLALSGLGARRKCEILIREGRVEVNGSTVDSLAYPVDPAKDRVVCDGVRVRPPRTQFYLMMNKPSGVVVSAQDERGRSTVYDLLPERLRGKVRAVGRLDRGSEGLLLFTNDGILAHALQHPSRGVERLYLAWVTPPPGKDALAALRRGVALGKGERSGPATVRLQAARGGTARVRVGLREGRNREVRRMFRSVGCRVSALRRVAFGTLLLGPLRAGHLRRLTATEVAALRKAAGLAEKE